The sequence gaggctcctgtttATTCATATACTGAGCGGAGTAATACACagtttactctgctcagttatcacaagacacctccatgacgacatcacggagctggtggatgtaagacccctttcacactggggcatttttcgggcgttttttaggcgctttggcgtttaaaaaaagcctgtaaagcgcctgaaagaagcctcatctgcaatcccaatgtgaaagcccaagtgctttcagaggcctttcacactgccagcgcccgaaaaacgctggtaaagcgctgctaagacccctttcacactgaggcgcttttcaggcgctttggcgttaaaaaaagcttcctcaatgggaagggggctttaggagcggtgtattaaccgctcctaaagcgctgcaaagaagctgcatgcaggactttttttgacgccctgccagctcagcgcctcagtgtgaaagcactcaggctttcacattgggattgcagatgcagcttctttcaggcgcttttttttaacgctaagaccattttcacactggggtgtttttcaggcgctttagtgtgaaagcactcgagctttcacattgggattgcagatgcagcttctttcaggcgttttacaggcgctttttttaacgctaaagcgcttgaaaaatgccccagtgtgaaagggcccttagagaccttgcgctcctccaccttctgtttgaggatgccccacagatgctcaatagggtttatggagacatgcttggccagtccatcacctttactctcagcttctttagcaaggcagtggtcatgttggaggtgtgtttggggtcgttatcatgttggaacactttcctgcggcccagtctctgaagggaggggatcatgctctgcttcagtatgtcacagtacatgttggcattcatggttccctcaatgaactgtagctccccagtgctggcagcactcattcaGCGCCAGACCATGAcagtcccaccaccatgcttgactgtaggcaagacacacttgtctttgttctcctcatCTGTCAcacctgacaccatctgaaccagataagtttatcttggtctcatcagaccacaggacatggttccagtaatccatatccttagtctgcttgtcttcagcaaactgtttacaggctttcttgtgcatcatctttagaagaggcctcCTTCttggaggacagccatgcagaccaatttgatgcagtgtgcggcataagATCTGAGCACTGACGGGCTTACCCTCCCACCCCCCAACCTCTGCAACAATGATGGCAGCACTCatgcgtctatttcccaaagacaacctctggatatgacgctgagcatgtgcactcagcttctttggtcgaccatggcgaggccggttctgaatggaacctgtcctgttaaactgctgtatggtcttggccaccatgctgcagctcagtttcagggtcttggaaatcttcttatagcctagaccatctttatgtagagcaacaattctttttttcagatcctcagagagttctttgccacgaggtgccatgttgaacttccagtgaccagtatgggagtgagagcgataacaccaaatttaacacacctgctccccattcacacctgagaccttgtaacactaacaagtcacatgacaccgggggggggggggaaatagctaattgggccctgtttggacattttcacttaggggtatactcacttttgtttccagcggtttagacattaattgctgtgtattgttattttgaggggacagcaaatgttcattgttatacaagctgtacactcactactttacattgtatcaaAGCGTAATTTCTTCACACCAATTTGGGTAACTCTGTTAATAAGGGCTTTTGACTACtgatttgtatacatttttcagGTCGGTGACTCAAAATGTAATCAAGTCAGGATAACAACCAGACAGCTACATTTTCAGAAGCAAATCAGAATTGAGAGTCCTAGCTCAGTGGCCTCCTATACAGAGAAATATAACTatgttctctctctctatatatatatatatatatatatatatatatatatatatatatatatatatatatgtagcgcccaccCCAAATTTAGGGGGGtgctatttcaaatttaagggATGTCTGGGCCAATACTTAGGCCCAGACCTATTTGATTaatacaaatttgcctctgttctggctgtggtactacttggtagttttcccttgttgcctgcaggtggCGTTACCATCTCAGGCCTGTTTCATGTtggaacgcaggtgtaccatAGTGTGTTGGGTGTCCCTTCTCGGCAGCGGTGCAGTGGGGGTGGtgtcctgctgtgcatgctggggaggggtacttaaggggcagacgccattgatcggggtccttcgcctcgtggccctcctggcgcgaggtgcgtGTGTGTGTGAACCTGACTTCGGGGGCACGTTGGCCCAGGGTCACTTCGCTGTCGATTAGGCCCAgatatgctggctggggcctacaactctaaaaggggatcccaagctgtctgtccacaagggaggaagctgtcttaatgaaggaaaccgggggaggacctgccctggaggagaccggcaaagtgctggcgtctcgggtgaggcctggtggcctgattaaggagggatccactttATTGAAAGCCTTGCAGTTCGTCGGTTCAACCTAAAGGCTCTTCCACTGCATGGCGGGAGGTTCGTGACtttaaaatcctgtggcagaggattcctggacgcATCCAAGTTCATctaaaaggtctgtggcagagaccaagttcattccacaacagtctgtggcagagactgtctgGACATAAGTGCATCAGCCCGGCTGctgggccatgtgagaggggactacccgggtgagcaatacccactcaatagttgagagtggagactgattgACTATTTTTGAGTATTCTGTACCGTGTGCCTGAACTTCCCtgttcttctcctcccttctactttctctttttcaagttaccctgcagtgaaaataaaaccaaacttttgaaggttttacatctgtctggacattgcatttaCTATGGACTTTCCTACCCCGACAACGAAGCTTAGGAGGTAACGTGCAGACCCAAaatttaaccagcagctcctccgggggtagtgctacatatatattataaagaacaacttttaaaatgattttatttgttttgttttcatttatttgtttacatattagTGTAACAGTTCAAACTTAATAAAACCGAcatgtattattatttgtaaGTAAATGTAATGCTAGATTTCACACAATGCATTCTCATTCAGCTTCTTCATCCTGgtgaaaatgtatatatattttgtagggaaaatatctatttttttaaggctaagagccggttcacactgcggcggcacgacttcgggggcgactctgcaagtcgtcctgaagacgacttcagaggcgattagcaaaatgacttctatatagaagtcaatgcaggtcgccctgagccgcccccgaagtcgtgcaagaacctttttcttaggccccgtactcacgaccaaacatgtctgctgaaactggtccgcggaccagtttcagcagacatgtttggccgtgtgtaggcacgagcggaccattttcgggcggatcggacaggtttccagcggacaactgtttcctggacttgctttaaaacagtccgctggaaacctgtccccccgacatgtacggtcgtctgtacagacctaccgtacatgtccggccgcccgccatccctcgcatgcgtcgaatgacttcgacgcatgcgtggaagcattttaaaggcaggccgcccacgtcgccgcgtcattgtcgcggcgacaccgcggacacgccccgcgtattgtttacgcgcggacttctgttcgatggtgtgtacagccatcgaacagaagtccccgggtagacatgtccgatgaaaacggtccgcggaccggtttcatcggacatgtcttctcgtgagtacaaggcctaagtcggagccacttgcgtcgctcctattagaacggttctattgcatagaatgggacgcgactcatcaggaggctgagccgcctgactAGTCGCCCCAGTGTTAACTGGCTCTAAGGCTGAGTTTTTCTTTATATGGTCAGGAATACAGAgcaaacaaaaacatatttaggtagattcagtaagagttagaccggcttatcagtagataagccgacctaactcagaatctacgccgacttatgtttaagtgtattctcaaacagagatccgcttaaacatatctaagatacgacggcttgcgccgtcctatcttaggttgcaatattgaggctggccgctagggggcgtttccattgtggtcggcgtagaatatgtaaattagtagatacgccgattcacgaacgtacgcccggccgccgcagtacatttacgccgtttccgtaaggtattatcaggcctaaagttattccatctattagatggaatagtaatgttaaagtatggccgccgttcaggcttcgagattcaaaatgtttacgtcgtttgcgtaagtcgtccgcgaatggcgatttacgtcgtttacgtccacgtcgaaatcaataggcccgtgcggcgtacttagccgcaatgcacactgggaaatgtaggcgcccggtgcatgcgcagttaaaaaaaactgtcaaaaacgtaaggtcaagccccattaacataaaacacgcccccttacacacatttgaattaggcgcccttacgcccgcccgctttaggctacgccgccgtaacttagcaggcaagtacattgtgaatcatgtacttgcctagctaacttacggcggcgtagcctaaacacgctaagctacgccgccgcaagtttaggcaaatgtacctgaatctacctaattataTACATGGAAgcataagaatatatatatatatatatatatatatatgtaaataatctGCTCATatgccatattattattattattcttagcaTCTTTAGGACAGTTATGTCAAAGTATACAATTTCCCTTGCGTGGCAGTCATTTGTCAGAGCCGGTCTCATACATTTGTGGCTTATGTCTCAGGAGGCAGAGTTTGATATAGACATTGGCTGCTGATCCAAAACAGATGATAAGACATTTAGAATAGATATTTGAGTAAACAATCTTTTATCCTCTGGAACTTTCCTCAGAAATTGAATTAGGTTTGTGGCAAAACCTGAATCTCCATCTTTAGTTTGCTGCTTCAGTTGGTATAGTAAGGTTTGCTGTTGAGTTTTCAAAACCCGCAAATTTGCTTTTATGGCCTTAGACCGATTTATTTTTGAGACCCTGTGTCTCCGAGAGGTGTTCCCTGTCAAAGTCTCATCACTTTTCCTGCTCGCCGAATGTGAAAATAGAGATGCTGCAGGAGATTCCGTTTCCATTTTGTCTAAGTACTCACCTTTTGAGCTTTCCTCTTTCCTGCGGCTCTCTGAAGTTATTTCACATTGTATATCGTCATGGTCCTTCTCTCTACAGCTTCCCTCTATTCTGTTGCCCTTTAAAGGTGATTTAGACAGTTCACTTTGCATTCCATTGAGGTCTTCAACTCTGGAGCTTCTCTTTACTTTGCTGTTTACTGACAATGAAGATGTTTTGGACCATTCACCTTCCACTTCTGTGGTGCATTGCCCTACTTTGTTGCTCGTTTGGGATGGATCTGGGGATTCAGATTCCATCTCTTTAGGGTTTTCATCTCTGGTAAATATCCTTTGGCCTTTCACTTCTGTAGAAGAACCAGCATTTTCTGAATCACTTTCATTGTATGACTCTTGTCTGTTGCTAGTCCTGGAATTCATCTTTGTTTGGTCATCTATGAaacaaatacactatattataaaCTGTTGATTTTGGATGCACAGTTCAAACACCTCAACCTTTGCCATGTAACCTCCGTGTAACCTGAGATTTTAGTTATAGTTAGAGACTAGGAGCACAGTCAGTCCTTGAACTTTTACATGTCTTAGGTATTTCAACAGCAAGACCTACCTACTATGGTTCCCGATTCCCGGCTGTTTCTGTCCATGTTGGAATGTTGGTTGTTTCTTTGTCTATTTTGTCTAACCTTTGTCTATTATAGCTATGCTAGTTGTGAcaaaggcttttggaggggactgaatgctagcctcttgccttgcgatcatgggccctggcatttcggggaacggtgctctttgtgagctgtatgcctggagaccctatatatgccatattagagtgactgattcatactgttgggacatacagtgtaaggagatgctaatgccttCACcaccagccatctgtctgttctctgtgctaattgactctgctattgtgtgaagatgtcctgtgtttacacttatgacaatgtgtattgtatagcaggtgagcgaggagatgtaacgtctaccctgaaaggtcatatctatgagtcacctagtctgggtaaatgattagttaattaggtcatgttaatttatgttttggttacctcctctttaactgtatataagattgtattcttggttctattaaacactccatgttcagcagaaaaacaagtatcgtctcgttgtgtgcttgtaaacagctggaatatctgatatctatatctagactgataggaagcagtatatgacggaagcactcaagcggagtgtgggacgttccgttacaccaGTCATtaaatttttcatttaaagtgtgttgattggtctagcatttttacTTGTTCTAGGGACATTGATTATTTTTGTCCTTCAtccaagtagacaaactgtctttcttttattattacccttgtgaagctatttttgcaatattatgcccggtgtctgtccttttgctggatgtggcatcttactttggctccaattgctggatttgccctttgaatacattgcactctgacttgtgtcattgcttttttgtgcccatgcgcagtatacatcatgtcctttgggacaacgctatgtttactattgatgactACACATCATCATTATGCAACGCGGTCACAATGACATCATTACGCCCGGTCATTCTTCTGCTCATGTGCGGGAATCCGAATGACACTATTTATAGCTGCGGCCGCTACCAATGGACAGACGTGATGACTCGTACGGCGGAATTATTTGATCCCTCTCCATCTGACATGTACAGCGGAAGCTCTTTCCTTGCCAGGCTCTTTGTGGTGATATTGGGTTATTTATccctatacacacacatacattttatgCTGTTTTGCTTCCCTAGGCATACCCCTTTGAAGTGGGAGAAAAGTACCCTCCACTTTTCATTATGGGTTGCTTATACCAGTATAATTGAATCACTGAATCTGATTCTGGAATTTTGAATACGCTTGAGACACTTTCgggtagggcccgaaagtgactcaagcccaggggcccccaccatcctAAGTCCTGCTCTGCTCCTGTTGCATTCttcttaatataaaataaatggaaTCCAACAGGGAGAATAAGAGCCCTCACAATGGCCATAGCAGGTGTGCAGATCCAGTAACTTAGCATAGAAATCTTGCCAATTCCCTGAGAAATATACAAAGATGATACATGGATTATATCTCCAGCATGTATCAAAACCAGAAATGATTTATCTTGGCTTGATCTGCAGGACTCATCAGCCTGTCCTGTTCTTGGGATTGACTACTGTATATCGGTTGCATGGCCAGATTTTGCAGTTTCTGAACTCCAGAGGTCCCatgtttataataaaaagtaTAGAAGATCTAAAACATTCAGCTGAATATCTGATGCAGTAatacagttaaagcgggggttcacccttagagggcactttttccccttagattcctgctcgttttctctaggggaatcggctatttgttttaaaatatgtgcagtacttacccgtttacgagatgcatcctctccgtcgcttccgggtatgggcgttccttcttgattgacagtcttccgagaggcttccgacggtcgcatccatcgcgtcacgattttccgaaagaagccgaacgtcggtgcgcaggcgcagtatagagccgcaccgacgttcggcttctttcggctacgagtgacgcgatgaatgcgaccgtcggaagcctctcggaagactgtcaatcaagaaggaacgcccgctcccgaagacccatacccggaagcgacggaagaagatgcagctcgaaaacgggtaagtactgctcatattttaatacaaatagccgattcccctagaccgaacgagcaggaatctaaggggagaaaaaaaaaaatgtaatacatgggtgaactcccgctttaagtatcttAGTGGTCCTTCAGGAATTATTTGCCCCGCCACTCTCCATCCATACAAACATGAATGTTTGGCAAAGCACAATACATGTGTTATGTACTTGCCAGGCCCTGGGACATGCACATCTATCTACCCTTGGAAATCTATGACCACCATTACAGACAATATAATCAGTGCTCCCATATCACTAATAAATGCGCTGTCCATATCTCATTGTGAAGAGAACATACTCTGTTAAGGGAACCTATTCAGTGCAATCCAACCTTTCAtgatgcaaaaattaaaaaaatgtatctataaAATTATGTTTATTAATACATATACACATGTTGAGCCATAAAATACGGTGAATAAATAGTATTGCTCATTATatggttcatatatatatatatatatatatatatatatacatattactgCACCACCGTGGTGTGGGTGGTGTTGTTTGGTAACCTAGGCCTCTCTAAGTGATATAAAAAAAGGTCCATAATGAATCATGATTGTAAAAGCAAGTATGATCAGATGGTAGTGATAGGGTAACTCAGAGGTCGACAATataggcacaggatcctgtgtctccgtgcgcccccacctcctccGCGCGATCACGGCGGGCCTGTGAcgaccggtaattgaggccacggccttgtgaagtccccagctcttccttctgtgagctgccaccatctggtggtgtctgttggcattacaagttaaacagcaattctaatgtgtgtcatttttcactattttcactgccatctccttccctttaattagaacccccgaacattatatatattttttattctaacaccctagagaataaaatggcaatcgttgcaatactttctgtcgcgccgtatttgcgcagcggtcttgcaaccgcacttttttttgggaaaaaatgcactttttttaataaaaaaataagacaacagtaaagttatcccaattttttttttatattgtgaaagataatgttacgccgagtaaattgatacccaacatgtcacgcttcaaaattgcgtccgctcgtggaatgccgacaaacttttaccctttaaaatcttcataggtgacgtttaaaaaaatctacaggttgcatgtttagagttacagagaaggtctaaggctagaattcttgctcttgctctaacgatcgcggcgatacctcatgtgtggtttgaataccgtttacatatgcgggcgctactcacgtatgtgttcgcttctgcgcgcaagcttgtcgggacggggcgcattttctggctcctaacttttttagctggctcctagattccaagcaaatttgtcaaatttTGGGGTAACTATGCTATCATACTGATCATACTTGCTTTTACCATCATGATTCATTATTGACCTTTTTATATCACTTAGAGAGGTCTAGGTTATCAACCAACACCACGGTGGTGCagcaatatgtatgtatatatctgTACCATGTGTTACTAATGAGCAATACTATTTAGTCACTATATTTTGTGAACATGTGAATATCGACCAATAAACATGATgggatatcaattttttttcatagccgtgtgcttcatttaaagtcccaaatttcccCCTATTTGGCATTGTACCAGGGATGGAGTCATATGACACTACCCAGTCACTGCTTCAATTAAAGTCTTACCTACCCCCCCTTTCGCAACCTTTCACAATGGTTCCTATAGAACATATTTCtccagaatatataaaaaattatacgctatatacatttttaccTTCTGTTCCATTCATAAAATCAGCAAAACATCCACTTGCTTGGAGAAAGGCAAATGCTTGTTCAAAATCTGAAGATAAAATTAGAAGAGGGTCAACATAAGTTATTCAGTCCAGGAAAGTTAACTAGTTATTTTGTTAAAGctcggggggaaaaaaacttgcaatgggcccctccctcctgctctgCAGGGGTTAAATGCTCGGAAAGTCGAGTGGGCACAGGAAGAGGCTGCATTACTCACCCCGCTCCTCTTCTCCTCATAGCTTTGGTCTGTGGGCTGTTCCTTTGGTgtcatcatgtacaatgcagggctATTAATGCTGTATTGTATGTGGTGGGGCAAGCAGCAATCAGGGCAAAGAGCCTTAGAGAGGGCGCTGAAGGGGACTGGTCACCGCTGTGGGACCCAGCTGAAGTGAAGAGAAAAGTAAGCAATACGGCTTCTTCTATAACCCCATGGACTTAACAAGCATTTACTCCTTTGCAGGGTGGGAGGGCCCACAAGGGTATTTTTTCCATTGTgcccggagttgggctttaatgttTTTGCAGTCATAGAGCTGGGAAGTGATGTATACCCCCTTGTGGCTTTATAAAAGCTCAACATGTAGTACATGCTCTCCATTAGAGAATTGATCTTTTATAttccagtggttcttaacctgggggtCTGAACCGTCTcggacgatttgccaggggtcacgaaTCCTGCgctctctctgaagcctgcaccgctttctcaaccttttcgtggccgcccagcagggctgtccctggagcccgcggccgcccacttagcctctttgcagctgcccattaagttcacagcatggctagggggcagagactagatgtcagctgactggtgaggaatgtgaagtaggaGGGTCTGGAGGAAACCCCATCCCCTGAttccggcataggtgtcactgctgcgagaaatCACAGAGCTGGAGGCATAGtaaagccagagacacagtgagtaacactacctgtgattagagttgctaataaaagtccccactacagttctcagatcatcagatgaccttgatcaagagcacctaagttgactgatcagaaccccccaacagcactgccactcaccccccccccccccccaaggagtaagagaaggcataaaaatagagaatacatggaagggagaggaaaagagggggaggaacaaagaaaaagtgagagaaagaataaaagaacaagaaagacagctagacaGAGggatggtggaaaaaaaaaagaaattaggatagagggataaaagagaaagaaaggagaacaaagagagagtgatACATCCTAACATTTACCACAAGGGGTTGTattactgtacgagtggaggggactcaaggagcactaaatgtccatgggttaggggcgcaaattacttgtcttgccttgggtgctgacaacccacgctatgaaaatttcACTGTTAGGggttccccacaacttgggaaatt comes from Rana temporaria chromosome 2, aRanTem1.1, whole genome shotgun sequence and encodes:
- the LOC120929093 gene encoding uncharacterized protein LOC120929093 isoform X3 — protein: MAEVQEEVCAFCKKSGELMILQDTSEEILAHYYCMLFSPGVITSPKKDSQDNTVEFDISSVIKEINRGKKLRCSFCKRNGATVGCYNNSCKKTYHCECVNEVGGVPIEDEVTERYIAFCPDHLGDIEVVQNNEPVAPGDLPDDGIMLVENITHTDEDTILPFEQPLDETASPNDQKIGHMLVEETTHTDGDSVPTSEFPANVDKLMNLSNDQKSKLIESYKEAERQMSRIGDTTKDFEQAFAFLQASGCFADFMNGTEDDQTKMNSRTSNRQESYNESDSENAGSSTEVKGQRIFTRDENPKEMESESPDPSQTSNKVGQCTTEVEGEWSKTSSLSVNSKVKRSSRVEDLNGMQSELSKSPLKGNRIEGSCREKDHDDIQCEITSESRRKEESSKGEYLDKMETESPAASLFSHSASRKSDETLTGNTSRRHRVSKINRSKAIKANLRVLKTQQQTLLYQLKQQTKDGDSGFATNLIQFLRKVPEDKRLFTQISILNVLSSVLDQQPMSISNSAS
- the LOC120929093 gene encoding uncharacterized protein LOC120929093 isoform X1: MAEVQEEVCAFCKKSGELMILQDTSEEILAHYYCMLFSPGVITSPKKDSQDNTVEFDISSVIKEINRGKKLRCSFCKRNGATVGCYNNSCKKTYHCECVNEVGGVPIEDEVTERYIAFCPDHLGDIEVVQNNEPVAPGDLPDDGIMLVENITHTDEDTILPFEQPLDETASPNDQKIGHMLVEETTHTDGDSVPTSEFPANVDKLMNLSNDQKSKLIESYKEAERQMSRIGDTTKAAQAFWNLCRENKCREFFLNSVKCNMKSVFQKIIHEEPKDKDFEQAFAFLQASGCFADFMNGTEDDQTKMNSRTSNRQESYNESDSENAGSSTEVKGQRIFTRDENPKEMESESPDPSQTSNKVGQCTTEVEGEWSKTSSLSVNSKVKRSSRVEDLNGMQSELSKSPLKGNRIEGSCREKDHDDIQCEITSESRRKEESSKGEYLDKMETESPAASLFSHSASRKSDETLTGNTSRRHRVSKINRSKAIKANLRVLKTQQQTLLYQLKQQTKDGDSGFATNLIQFLRKVPEDKRLFTQISILNVLSSVLDQQPMSISNSAS
- the LOC120929093 gene encoding uncharacterized protein LOC120929093 isoform X2, which translates into the protein MAEVQEEVCAFCKKSGELMILQDTSEEILAHYYCMLFSPGVITSPKKDSQDNTVEFDISSVIKEINRGKKLRCSFCKRNGATVGCYNNSCKKTYHCECVNEVGGVPIEDEVTERYIAFCPDHLGDIEVVQNNEPVAPGDLPDDGIMLVENITHTDEDTILPFEFPANVDKLMNLSNDQKSKLIESYKEAERQMSRIGDTTKAAQAFWNLCRENKCREFFLNSVKCNMKSVFQKIIHEEPKDKDFEQAFAFLQASGCFADFMNGTEDDQTKMNSRTSNRQESYNESDSENAGSSTEVKGQRIFTRDENPKEMESESPDPSQTSNKVGQCTTEVEGEWSKTSSLSVNSKVKRSSRVEDLNGMQSELSKSPLKGNRIEGSCREKDHDDIQCEITSESRRKEESSKGEYLDKMETESPAASLFSHSASRKSDETLTGNTSRRHRVSKINRSKAIKANLRVLKTQQQTLLYQLKQQTKDGDSGFATNLIQFLRKVPEDKRLFTQISILNVLSSVLDQQPMSISNSAS
- the LOC120929093 gene encoding PHD finger protein 11-like isoform X4 is translated as MAEVQEEVCAFCKKSGELMILQDTSEEILAHYYCMLFSPGVITSPKKDSQDNTVEFDISSVIKEINRGKKLRCSFCKRNGATVGCYNNSCKKTYHCECVNEVGGVPIEDEVTERYIAFCPDHLGDIEVVQKFPANVDKLMNLSNDQKSKLIESYKEAERQMSRIGDTTKAAQAFWNLCRENKCREFFLNSVKCNMKSVFQKIIHEEPKDKDFEQAFAFLQASGCFADFMNGTEDDQTKMNSRTSNRQESYNESDSENAGSSTEVKGQRIFTRDENPKEMESESPDPSQTSNKVGQCTTEVEGEWSKTSSLSVNSKVKRSSRVEDLNGMQSELSKSPLKGNRIEGSCREKDHDDIQCEITSESRRKEESSKGEYLDKMETESPAASLFSHSASRKSDETLTGNTSRRHRVSKINRSKAIKANLRVLKTQQQTLLYQLKQQTKDGDSGFATNLIQFLRKVPEDKRLFTQISILNVLSSVLDQQPMSISNSAS